Proteins co-encoded in one Cellulosilyticum sp. I15G10I2 genomic window:
- a CDS encoding siderophore ABC transporter substrate-binding protein, protein MKKLFTTFLIAVLTLSFAGCAPQKTVQENIAVAEAGAAESVEAGSDAAIQEEPAEPKEITITHDLGETTLLTRPEKVVTFDYATLDSLRELEITMTGLPKSNIPTYLEEFEAEQYESVGTLFEPDYEKLVALKPDVIFISGRQIELYDELSKIAPTVFLPAPSDDYLGDVRSNLEILGEIFEKEEEVRVKISEIESSIKNIYEEASQLDKNALVLMINEGALSAYGPGSRFGMIHETFGFTPVDAGIEVSKHGQSISYEYIANKNPDYLFVIDRAVVAGGAVSTKEAFDNALMEGTKAYQNDRIIYLNTQIWYVASGGIKGTQIMLDEMKQALLN, encoded by the coding sequence ATGAAAAAATTATTTACCACATTTTTAATAGCTGTACTTACACTTTCATTTGCAGGATGTGCACCACAGAAAACAGTACAAGAAAATATTGCTGTTGCAGAAGCAGGTGCAGCAGAAAGTGTTGAAGCTGGCAGTGATGCAGCAATTCAAGAAGAGCCAGCAGAACCAAAAGAAATCACCATAACGCATGATCTTGGAGAAACGACTCTTTTAACAAGACCCGAAAAAGTTGTGACTTTTGACTATGCGACATTAGATTCTTTAAGGGAACTGGAGATAACAATGACAGGACTTCCTAAGTCCAATATTCCTACATATCTTGAAGAATTTGAAGCTGAGCAATATGAAAGTGTTGGGACCTTATTTGAACCTGATTATGAAAAACTAGTTGCCCTTAAACCGGATGTTATTTTTATTTCAGGAAGACAGATAGAGCTGTATGATGAACTTTCTAAAATAGCGCCTACAGTATTTTTACCTGCACCTTCAGATGATTATTTGGGTGATGTGAGAAGTAATCTGGAAATCTTAGGAGAAATCTTTGAAAAGGAAGAAGAAGTTCGAGTTAAAATCAGTGAAATTGAATCAAGTATTAAAAACATTTATGAGGAAGCGTCACAATTAGATAAAAATGCACTGGTACTTATGATCAATGAGGGAGCCTTAAGTGCTTATGGTCCAGGATCACGTTTTGGCATGATTCATGAGACCTTTGGCTTTACACCAGTAGATGCTGGAATTGAAGTTTCAAAACATGGTCAGTCTATTTCTTATGAATATATTGCCAATAAAAATCCAGATTATCTATTTGTCATTGATCGTGCTGTCGTTGCAGGCGGGGCAGTGAGTACTAAGGAAGCTTTTGATAATGCTCTTATGGAGGGAACTAAAGCTTATCAAAACGATCGTATCATTTATTTAAACACTCAGATATGGTATGTCGCTTCAGGCGGGATCAAAGGTACCCAGATTATGCTTGATGAAATGAAACAGGCACTTTTAAACTAG
- a CDS encoding iron chelate uptake ABC transporter family permease subunit: MKKLMGVLGTLLIIVLLLFLFWGMLPGTFAYAFPRRLIKIWAMAVVAAAIALSTLVFQTLSENRLLTPSILGLDSLYILIQTLVIFFLGSTHVFITNKELNFILTGSFLIVFVMIILKHFLTVKRNGMVFISLAGLIMGTLFGSSATFLQTIIDPNEFSVLQGRMYAGFNQIRLELLILTSIIICGVGIYIFKQKYVLDVMALGKFYAVNLGIDENRMRKKWIVAVGILVAASTALVGPITFLGLLCVNLARTLCKTYRHSTLIIISFLIGFIALVASQLIVERILQFSTPMVVLINGIGGLYFILLLLKENRHD, encoded by the coding sequence ATGAAAAAGCTAATGGGAGTATTAGGGACTTTACTAATCATTGTTCTTTTGCTGTTTCTTTTTTGGGGGATGCTGCCAGGTACTTTTGCTTATGCTTTTCCAAGAAGACTTATTAAAATTTGGGCCATGGCTGTTGTAGCAGCGGCTATTGCCTTATCGACCCTTGTTTTTCAAACTTTAAGTGAAAATCGTCTCTTGACACCAAGTATTTTAGGCTTAGATTCCCTATATATTCTTATTCAAACCCTTGTAATCTTTTTTCTGGGATCCACCCATGTGTTCATTACAAACAAAGAACTTAATTTTATACTAACAGGCAGTTTCCTTATTGTATTTGTGATGATTATTTTAAAACATTTTTTAACAGTAAAAAGAAATGGCATGGTATTTATTTCTCTTGCGGGACTCATTATGGGAACCCTTTTTGGGAGCAGTGCAACTTTTTTGCAGACTATCATTGATCCTAATGAATTTAGTGTGCTGCAGGGACGAATGTATGCAGGATTTAATCAAATCAGGTTAGAACTTCTTATACTGACCTCGATCATTATATGTGGAGTAGGCATCTATATTTTTAAACAGAAATATGTTTTAGATGTGATGGCTTTAGGTAAGTTTTATGCAGTTAATTTAGGAATAGATGAAAACCGTATGAGAAAAAAATGGATTGTGGCAGTAGGTATACTGGTTGCTGCTTCAACGGCTTTAGTGGGACCGATTACTTTTTTAGGGCTTTTATGTGTGAATCTTGCCAGAACACTTTGTAAGACCTATCGACATAGCACCCTTATTATTATTAGTTTTTTAATTGGCTTTATTGCATTAGTCGCAAGCCAGCTTATTGTTGAGCGGATCTTACAGTTTTCTACGCCTATGGTTGTTCTGATTAATGGGATAGGGGGGCTATATTTTATTTTATTATTATTAAAGGAGAATCGACATGATTGA
- a CDS encoding iron ABC transporter ATP-binding protein produces MDVKSLTKKYQDKTIVDQVSFEIPKGKITALIGANGAGKSTVLSLISRLISGDGGEVSINGTSLGQWKREDLAKVLSILMQSTQMEMKITVEELVAFGRFPYSKGRLTEEDEEEIRKALEYMELMPFKDRYLDQLSGGERQRAFIAMVIVQNTEYILLDEPLNNLDMKHSVEIMKIIRRLTKDLNKTIVLVIHDINFAARYADYIIAMKNGRLFKMGKTEEIIQQDVLENIYDLPFEIRHFEGKPLCIYYQ; encoded by the coding sequence ATTGACGTAAAAAGTCTTACAAAAAAATATCAGGACAAAACCATTGTTGATCAAGTTTCCTTTGAGATTCCAAAAGGAAAGATCACAGCATTAATTGGCGCTAATGGTGCAGGTAAAAGCACCGTGCTGTCTCTTATCAGCCGGTTAATCTCTGGAGACGGCGGAGAGGTCTCAATCAATGGAACTTCCCTAGGTCAGTGGAAAAGAGAAGATCTAGCTAAAGTTTTATCTATTTTAATGCAGAGTACACAGATGGAAATGAAGATTACAGTAGAAGAGTTAGTGGCCTTTGGCCGTTTTCCTTATTCAAAAGGACGTTTAACCGAAGAGGATGAAGAAGAAATTAGAAAGGCTCTTGAGTATATGGAACTGATGCCTTTTAAAGATAGGTATTTAGATCAGTTAAGTGGCGGAGAACGGCAAAGAGCTTTTATTGCCATGGTCATTGTACAAAATACAGAATACATCTTACTGGATGAGCCTCTTAATAACTTAGATATGAAACACTCAGTAGAAATTATGAAGATTATTAGAAGACTTACAAAAGACCTTAATAAGACCATTGTTTTAGTCATACACGATATTAATTTTGCAGCAAGATATGCAGATTATATTATTGCCATGAAAAATGGCAGATTATTTAAAATGGGCAAGACAGAAGAAATTATTCAACAGGATGTTTTAGAAAATATTTATGATTTGCCCTTTGAAATCAGGCACTTTGAGGGAAAACCTCTTTGCATATATTATCAATAA
- a CDS encoding 2-isopropylmalate synthase yields MNCVNSSRKIYVLDTTLRDGEQVPGAKLNLEEKMEVAKQLIRLQVDMMEVGFPSSSQGDFEAVRAISQIVGKDITVTALGRAVKSDIDAIYESLKKAESPMIHIVLGSSGVHMQKKFNKSPQEVLSMGVEAVKYAKRLMPNVQYSLEDASRSSFDYMWQTIDAVVKAGATVINIPDTVGFAVPEEFGSLIYRINERLKNLNPNVLLSVHCHNDTGLATANTLAAIRNGADKVECTINGIGERAGNTSLEEVVMGIRLHPDYYKGYTTIKTKEIYKTSRIVSAIMGIDVQVNKAITGDNAFAHSSGIHQDGLLKSKEVYEIIEPQDIGAPPMEIVLTARSGRHAFMHTIEKLGCKIGEEHKEKVYADFLKMADQKKEIYDYDIEMLLRSYPETVVQRERKIDLWELVDFEVIYNTKIPTATVKIKKADSIRETSQSGNGAIDALYSAILKAAGMPVALLEYRIHNISRGKEGLGKVSIQILHKGVLYEGKAIEKDIIRASGIALINAMNKVMQDCAMQNNK; encoded by the coding sequence ATGAACTGCGTAAATAGCAGCAGAAAGATTTATGTTTTAGACACTACATTAAGAGATGGAGAACAAGTACCAGGGGCTAAATTAAATCTAGAAGAAAAAATGGAGGTAGCCAAACAACTCATCAGACTCCAAGTAGACATGATGGAGGTAGGTTTCCCGTCCTCTTCACAAGGCGATTTTGAAGCTGTTCGAGCGATTAGCCAAATAGTAGGCAAAGACATAACCGTAACAGCCTTAGGAAGAGCCGTAAAGTCAGATATAGATGCTATATATGAAAGCTTAAAGAAGGCAGAGTCACCAATGATTCACATTGTGCTTGGATCTTCAGGGGTGCATATGCAGAAGAAATTTAATAAAAGTCCACAGGAAGTTTTGAGCATGGGAGTAGAAGCGGTTAAATATGCAAAAAGATTAATGCCAAATGTCCAGTATTCCCTAGAGGATGCAAGCCGTTCGAGCTTTGACTATATGTGGCAGACAATAGATGCGGTTGTTAAGGCTGGAGCAACTGTTATTAATATACCAGATACTGTAGGGTTTGCCGTCCCAGAAGAATTCGGAAGTCTTATTTACCGTATTAATGAGCGCTTAAAGAACTTAAATCCTAATGTGCTTTTAAGTGTGCACTGTCATAATGATACAGGGCTTGCGACGGCTAACACCTTAGCAGCGATCAGAAATGGGGCAGATAAAGTAGAATGTACCATCAATGGCATAGGCGAAAGAGCAGGCAATACTTCCTTAGAAGAAGTTGTGATGGGCATTAGGTTACATCCTGACTATTACAAGGGGTATACGACGATTAAAACAAAAGAGATTTATAAGACTTCCCGTATAGTAAGTGCTATTATGGGGATTGATGTGCAGGTTAATAAGGCCATTACAGGAGATAACGCCTTTGCCCATTCCTCTGGAATCCATCAAGATGGACTTTTAAAGTCAAAAGAAGTTTATGAAATCATAGAACCGCAAGATATAGGGGCACCACCAATGGAAATCGTTCTTACAGCCAGATCAGGCAGGCATGCTTTCATGCATACGATAGAAAAACTAGGCTGTAAAATAGGGGAGGAACATAAAGAAAAAGTTTATGCAGACTTTTTAAAGATGGCAGATCAAAAGAAAGAAATCTATGACTATGATATAGAGATGCTTCTAAGAAGCTATCCAGAAACAGTTGTGCAAAGAGAAAGAAAGATAGATTTATGGGAATTAGTAGATTTTGAAGTCATCTACAATACCAAAATTCCAACAGCAACAGTCAAAATAAAAAAAGCAGATAGCATCAGGGAAACCTCACAAAGCGGCAATGGTGCTATTGATGCACTTTATTCGGCAATTCTTAAGGCGGCAGGGATGCCAGTTGCCTTACTGGAATATCGTATTCACAATATATCAAGAGGCAAAGAAGGCCTTGGTAAGGTAAGTATTCAAATACTTCATAAAGGTGTTCTTTATGAGGGCAAGGCGATAGAAAAAGATATTATAAGAGCTAGCGGCATTGCACTTATTAATGCGATGAATAAAGTTATGCAGGATTGTGCTATGCAGAACAATAAGTAA
- a CDS encoding adaptor protein MecA, giving the protein MKIEKLSDTQIQVTLNHSDLIDRNIKISELAYGSKKAQALFKDMMARAYEDFGFETENVPLMIEAVPLSTDSIMIVVTKVEDPSQIEEKLDAIGERPTHRTFKDPEEDRLTDLALMGKGSEEHKENDSKVKVRSLTYLFGEFDTVSMAAHRITPMFIGDSSLYKYNERYFLILNKNSKANVKTDTLVGILDEFGSRCPSTDLNEMFLKEHGKLLIPLHAVDVLAKYL; this is encoded by the coding sequence ATGAAGATAGAAAAACTCAGCGATACACAAATACAAGTCACTTTAAATCACTCAGATCTTATAGATAGAAATATTAAAATTAGTGAGCTTGCCTATGGCTCTAAGAAGGCACAAGCACTTTTTAAAGACATGATGGCAAGAGCTTATGAGGATTTTGGATTTGAGACAGAAAATGTCCCTCTTATGATAGAAGCAGTTCCTTTATCAACAGATAGTATTATGATAGTGGTCACTAAGGTAGAAGACCCCTCTCAGATCGAAGAAAAGTTAGATGCTATAGGAGAAAGACCTACACATCGTACTTTTAAAGACCCAGAAGAGGATCGACTAACTGATTTGGCACTTATGGGTAAAGGTAGTGAGGAGCATAAAGAAAACGATAGTAAAGTGAAAGTTAGATCTTTAACTTATTTATTTGGTGAATTTGATACTGTAAGCATGGCAGCACATCGCATAACGCCTATGTTTATTGGAGATAGTTCTCTTTATAAATATAACGAAAGGTATTTTCTTATTTTAAATAAAAATAGTAAGGCTAATGTTAAAACAGATACATTAGTAGGCATATTAGATGAGTTTGGTAGTAGGTGTCCTTCCACAGATCTTAATGAAATGTTTTTAAAAGAACACGGTAAATTGCTTATTCCTTTACATGCAGTTGATGTTCTTGCGAAGTACTTGTAA
- a CDS encoding ABC transporter permease, which produces MKKNYLIIILIGLSSVSLCIGAGGILSWQDLLLGGESQKLIIYSRIPRLISLIIAGMGMSICGLIMQHLTKNRFVGPSVSGTADSAKLGALLAILFLPAASIVQKMLFSFVCALLGTFLFMKVIRILKPKQAYMVPLIGMLLGGVIDAGGTFLAYQNDLVQNMASWLQADFSSILKGRYELLYLSIPMLLLAYMYAHHFTLAGVGEKFSKNLGLNYQAILNLGLIIVSCVTAIVIIIAGRIPFLGIVVPNLIALKRGDHLRKNIVGVALSGASLLLVCDIFSRIIIFPYEIPISITVSIVGSILFLYLLAKEVAK; this is translated from the coding sequence ATGAAAAAAAATTATTTAATTATCATACTTATTGGTTTATCAAGTGTTTCCTTATGTATTGGAGCAGGCGGTATCTTGTCGTGGCAAGATCTGCTTTTAGGAGGGGAGAGCCAAAAGCTAATTATTTATAGCAGAATACCACGGCTCATAAGTCTTATTATTGCAGGTATGGGTATGAGTATATGTGGACTTATTATGCAGCATCTGACTAAAAACAGATTTGTAGGACCTTCAGTATCTGGAACAGCTGATAGTGCAAAATTAGGAGCGTTACTGGCTATTTTGTTTTTGCCAGCCGCCTCTATTGTACAAAAAATGTTATTTAGTTTTGTGTGTGCTTTACTAGGCACTTTTCTATTTATGAAAGTGATTAGAATTCTAAAGCCAAAACAGGCTTATATGGTGCCTTTAATTGGCATGCTGCTAGGAGGCGTTATTGATGCGGGGGGGACTTTTTTAGCGTATCAAAATGACTTGGTTCAGAATATGGCTTCTTGGCTTCAAGCCGACTTTTCCAGCATTTTAAAAGGTAGATATGAGCTTTTGTACTTAAGTATACCCATGCTTTTATTGGCGTATATGTATGCCCATCATTTTACTTTAGCAGGTGTAGGTGAAAAATTTTCTAAGAATTTAGGTCTTAACTATCAGGCTATCCTTAACCTTGGACTGATTATAGTTTCATGTGTAACAGCTATTGTTATTATTATAGCGGGGCGCATTCCTTTTCTTGGTATAGTAGTACCTAACTTAATAGCACTTAAAAGAGGTGATCATCTGAGAAAAAATATAGTTGGGGTTGCTTTATCTGGAGCTAGTCTGCTCCTTGTCTGCGACATATTTAGCAGAATTATTATTTTCCCTTATGAGATTCCTATTAGCATTACTGTAAGTATAGTAGGCAGCATACTCTTTTTATATTTGCTGGCCAAGGAGGTGGCAAAATGA
- a CDS encoding helix-turn-helix domain-containing protein, with amino-acid sequence MLREGDYLTVKDVSDMLDTEAYVLRFYEKELNLNIKRNAKGHRVYTMEDVELFKQIQDMREQGLQLKAIEGIVHDSNQEAKETYEQLSSIQMATITPIKKNDISTLDITDEDQDKVKQFSVMMKEMFKQALVEYNDHSKEEMKQEIQEEVNSAVDKKLTQLEEKQNEKNEEYYRKLDETMREVQKIRREIAQGNFENAKNKSSFWSRIFKEKDRATDI; translated from the coding sequence ATGCTACGTGAAGGAGATTATCTGACAGTAAAGGACGTATCAGATATGTTAGATACAGAAGCCTATGTACTCCGTTTTTACGAAAAAGAGTTAAATCTTAACATTAAAAGAAATGCCAAAGGTCATAGGGTATATACGATGGAAGATGTAGAGTTATTTAAGCAAATTCAGGATATGCGTGAACAAGGACTTCAGCTAAAAGCCATTGAAGGGATTGTACATGACTCTAATCAAGAAGCGAAAGAAACTTATGAGCAATTAAGCAGTATTCAGATGGCCACTATAACACCTATTAAAAAAAATGATATATCAACATTAGATATAACAGATGAGGATCAAGATAAGGTTAAACAATTTTCAGTGATGATGAAAGAAATGTTTAAGCAAGCGTTAGTCGAGTATAATGATCACTCAAAAGAAGAGATGAAACAAGAAATTCAAGAAGAAGTTAATAGTGCCGTTGATAAAAAACTGACACAGCTTGAAGAAAAGCAAAACGAAAAAAATGAAGAATACTATAGAAAACTGGATGAAACCATGAGAGAAGTTCAGAAAATCAGAAGAGAAATTGCACAGGGAAATTTTGAAAATGCAAAAAACAAGTCATCCTTCTGGAGTCGTATTTTTAAAGAAAAAGACAGAGCAACAGATATATGA
- a CDS encoding DUF2971 domain-containing protein, whose protein sequence is MAKIDSIYHYCTIDTFLAIIQNKTIRLSDLNKTNDYMEKKWANKLIAYALKEQLEEYEIDMDLEEDYWYDEQANNHLRYYKKEIERVLYDESPILISCFSEEKDKLSQWRAYGQDGEGVAIGFNYKLLTQLKDGEYNIFIEKVIYRENDQKKRLAGLIDATIYYVDRLYRKMSAKFFDNFNDFFKDEFDTFCEVLAEDIWRVGCIIKNPAFSEEKEVRIIYNPQLPNREVVGDISLKEAKDYFEQVKEVEKFKIRPLAINYRNNQLVTSCDIDFSALINEKIINEIFLGPKSTLKEDDLYYFLLSKGYEANDIKISRSEATYR, encoded by the coding sequence ATGGCAAAAATAGATTCAATATATCATTATTGCACCATAGATACATTTTTAGCTATAATTCAAAATAAAACTATAAGGCTATCAGACCTAAATAAAACAAACGATTATATGGAAAAGAAGTGGGCGAACAAGCTTATTGCATATGCTTTAAAAGAGCAGTTAGAAGAATATGAAATTGATATGGATTTGGAAGAGGATTATTGGTACGATGAACAAGCTAATAATCATCTACGGTATTATAAAAAAGAGATTGAAAGAGTTTTGTATGATGAAAGCCCCATATTGATTTCTTGCTTTTCAGAGGAAAAAGATAAACTAAGTCAATGGAGAGCCTATGGGCAGGATGGAGAAGGTGTGGCTATAGGATTCAACTATAAACTACTTACTCAACTAAAAGATGGGGAGTATAATATATTTATAGAAAAAGTAATTTATAGAGAAAATGATCAGAAAAAAAGATTGGCAGGTCTGATAGATGCAACTATTTATTATGTCGATAGACTCTATAGAAAGATGTCTGCTAAGTTTTTTGATAATTTTAATGATTTCTTTAAGGATGAATTTGATACTTTTTGTGAAGTGCTAGCTGAAGATATTTGGCGAGTAGGATGTATTATTAAAAATCCAGCTTTTAGTGAAGAAAAAGAAGTGAGAATAATATATAATCCTCAATTACCTAATCGTGAAGTTGTGGGAGACATATCATTAAAAGAAGCAAAAGATTATTTTGAACAGGTAAAGGAAGTTGAAAAGTTTAAAATAAGGCCTCTGGCAATTAATTATAGAAACAATCAGTTAGTTACTTCTTGTGATATTGATTTTAGCGCATTAATAAATGAGAAAATAATAAATGAAATATTTCTTGGCCCAAAATCTACGCTTAAAGAAGATGACTTATATTATTTTTTATTATCAAAAGGATATGAGGCTAATGATATAAAAATAAGTAGATCTGAAGCTACATATAGATAA
- the pflB gene encoding formate C-acetyltransferase, with protein sequence MFKEWNGFELGDWTKNVDVREFIQKNYTPYEGDDAFLANATERTSKLWEDVLVLMKDEIEKGILDVETQVPSTISSHGPGYLDKENEQIVGFQSDAPLKRNIMPSGGIRTVKNALESYGYELDATTWKTYTEHRKTHNDGVFAAYTTAMRKARHSGIITGLPDAYGRGRIIGDYRRVALYGVDRLIEDKDQQKLSLEVNSMTEEVIRLREEITDQISALKELKKMALSYGFDISIPAQTAREAIQWTYFAYLGAIKEQDGAAMSIGRVSTFLDIYIERDLKAGLLTESEAQELMDHFVMKLRMVRFLRTPSYNELFSGDPTWVTEVIGGMGVDGRTLVTKNSFRMLHTLTTLGPAPEPNLTVLWSVRLPKKFKDYCSKMSIKTSSIQYENDDLMRPYWGDDYGIACCVSAMRIGKQMQFFGARANLAKALLYAINGGRDEKAGEQIAPKFAPVTTEYLEFDDVWEKFEQIMEWLAELYVNTLNVIHYMHDKYAYEKLELALHDRDILRTFATGIAGLSVVADSLSAIKYAKVKTIRNEDGLVKDYEIEGEYPAFGNNIDEVDELAIKVVETFMSKVRKHKTYRDSYPTLSILTITSNVVYGKKTGNTPDGRKAGEPFAPGANPMHGRDLKGAVASLASVAKLPYQHAEDGISYTFSIIPGALGKAEEERIANLSGIIDGYFSQGGHHININVFDRETLLDAMDHPEKYPQLTIRVSGYAVNFIRLTREQQLDVINRTFHHHV encoded by the coding sequence ATGTTTAAAGAATGGAATGGATTTGAACTTGGCGATTGGACCAAAAATGTTGATGTACGAGAGTTTATCCAAAAAAATTATACCCCTTATGAGGGCGATGATGCTTTCCTCGCAAATGCTACCGAAAGAACATCAAAGCTTTGGGAAGATGTACTCGTTCTTATGAAAGATGAGATTGAAAAAGGTATTTTAGACGTTGAAACTCAAGTACCTTCTACTATTTCTTCTCATGGACCAGGTTACCTCGATAAAGAAAATGAGCAGATTGTAGGTTTTCAGTCAGATGCGCCTTTAAAAAGAAATATTATGCCAAGCGGCGGTATTCGTACTGTAAAAAATGCATTAGAATCTTATGGTTATGAACTTGATGCAACCACTTGGAAAACTTATACCGAACATCGTAAAACACATAATGACGGGGTATTCGCAGCTTATACAACTGCAATGCGTAAAGCAAGACACTCTGGTATTATCACTGGTCTTCCAGATGCTTACGGACGTGGACGTATTATTGGTGACTATCGTCGTGTGGCTTTATACGGTGTAGATAGATTAATAGAAGATAAAGATCAGCAAAAGCTGTCTCTTGAAGTCAATAGTATGACTGAAGAAGTGATCAGACTTCGTGAAGAAATCACAGATCAAATCAGTGCCTTAAAAGAACTTAAGAAAATGGCTCTTTCTTACGGCTTTGATATTTCTATACCAGCTCAAACAGCAAGGGAAGCTATTCAATGGACTTATTTTGCATATCTTGGTGCTATTAAAGAACAAGATGGCGCTGCAATGTCAATAGGCCGTGTCTCTACTTTCCTTGATATTTATATTGAAAGAGATTTAAAAGCAGGATTACTTACTGAATCTGAAGCTCAGGAACTTATGGATCACTTCGTTATGAAACTTCGTATGGTGCGTTTCCTTCGTACACCATCTTATAACGAACTCTTCTCAGGAGATCCAACCTGGGTAACAGAAGTTATTGGGGGTATGGGCGTAGATGGTCGTACACTCGTTACTAAAAACAGCTTCCGTATGCTTCATACCCTTACTACCCTTGGACCAGCTCCAGAACCAAACTTAACAGTACTTTGGTCTGTTCGCCTTCCAAAAAAATTCAAAGACTATTGCTCAAAAATGTCTATTAAAACAAGCTCTATTCAATATGAAAATGATGATTTAATGAGACCTTATTGGGGAGATGATTATGGTATTGCCTGCTGTGTATCTGCAATGAGAATCGGTAAGCAAATGCAGTTCTTCGGTGCCCGTGCAAACCTTGCTAAAGCTTTACTTTATGCAATCAATGGCGGCCGTGATGAAAAAGCTGGTGAGCAAATCGCTCCTAAATTTGCCCCTGTCACTACAGAATACCTCGAGTTTGATGATGTTTGGGAAAAATTTGAACAGATTATGGAATGGCTTGCAGAGCTTTATGTGAATACCCTAAACGTTATACACTATATGCATGATAAATATGCTTATGAAAAATTAGAGCTTGCGCTTCACGACCGAGACATTCTTCGTACCTTTGCAACAGGTATTGCAGGTCTATCAGTTGTAGCTGATTCCCTTTCTGCTATCAAATACGCAAAAGTTAAAACGATAAGAAACGAAGATGGCCTTGTTAAAGATTATGAGATCGAAGGAGAATATCCAGCGTTTGGTAACAACATAGATGAAGTAGATGAACTGGCTATTAAGGTTGTAGAAACATTTATGAGTAAAGTGAGAAAACATAAAACTTATAGAGATTCTTATCCAACACTGTCTATTCTTACAATTACTTCTAACGTTGTATACGGTAAAAAAACAGGCAATACACCAGATGGACGTAAAGCCGGCGAACCTTTTGCTCCTGGTGCTAATCCAATGCATGGCCGTGATTTAAAAGGTGCGGTTGCTTCTTTGGCTTCTGTCGCTAAATTACCTTATCAACATGCAGAAGATGGTATTTCTTATACCTTCTCAATTATACCTGGTGCGCTTGGTAAAGCTGAGGAGGAACGCATTGCCAACTTATCCGGTATTATAGACGGCTATTTCTCCCAAGGCGGCCACCACATTAATATCAATGTTTTTGATCGTGAAACATTACTTGATGCAATGGATCACCCTGAAAAATATCCACAGCTTACGATTCGTGTATCTGGTTACGCCGTTAATTTTATCCGCTTAACAAGAGAACAACAGTTGGATGTTATTAACAGAACTTTCCATCATCATGTGTAA
- the pflA gene encoding pyruvate formate-lyase-activating protein: MKGKIHSVETCGTVDGPGIRYILFTQGCPLRCKYCHNPDTWALQNGKEADTDDLIKDIVKYKSYMQFSGGGVTISGGEPLLQPEFVKDLLQKCKANNIHTAIDTSGYVSLSTADPILDYTDLVLLDIKSYNPDVFKDLTGVPLDPTLHFANHLNERKIPVWIRYVLVPGLTDDAEDIDHLAQFLASLKNVERIDVLPFHKMGEYKWEQLGYKYELADTIEPDLSEVTAAQEIFRKYNLPVY, from the coding sequence ATGAAAGGTAAAATACATTCAGTAGAGACTTGTGGAACCGTAGATGGCCCTGGTATTCGCTACATATTGTTTACCCAAGGGTGTCCTCTAAGATGTAAATATTGTCATAACCCAGATACTTGGGCCCTGCAAAATGGTAAAGAAGCTGATACCGATGATCTCATAAAAGATATTGTAAAATATAAATCTTATATGCAATTTTCTGGCGGCGGCGTAACGATCAGTGGCGGTGAACCTTTACTTCAACCTGAGTTTGTAAAAGATTTACTGCAAAAATGTAAAGCAAATAATATTCATACAGCAATTGATACTTCGGGCTACGTCAGTCTCTCAACTGCTGATCCTATATTAGATTATACCGACCTTGTACTTCTCGATATTAAATCTTATAATCCTGATGTATTTAAGGATTTAACAGGTGTTCCTCTTGATCCTACTCTTCATTTTGCAAACCATCTTAATGAGCGTAAAATACCAGTCTGGATTCGCTATGTATTAGTTCCTGGTCTTACCGATGATGCAGAAGATATCGATCACTTAGCCCAGTTTCTGGCTTCTTTGAAAAATGTAGAGCGTATTGATGTGTTACCTTTTCATAAAATGGGTGAGTATAAGTGGGAACAGCTTGGCTATAAATATGAACTTGCTGATACTATAGAACCTGATTTATCCGAAGTAACAGCGGCACAAGAAATCTTTAGAAAATATAATCTTCCTGTATACTAA